The Primulina eburnea isolate SZY01 chromosome 18, ASM2296580v1, whole genome shotgun sequence genome segment TATATTCTTGACCAAGGGGAAGATACACCAAAGCTATATGCATATACGGAATTATAACTTTTGATCAATTTTTGGTGTGTCAACCTGCCATACTATGATTGTTATATCAACAAGCATTGTGTGTAAAATTGGTTATTTTTGTTTCTCTTACATGTGTGTGGTATTGTATCAATGATTTGTTTATGTAGAAAGGTGCATTCAGTGTTGCGGCAAAGACTGGAGTACCCATTGTTCCAATTAGCCTGATTGGAACAGGTGAAATCATGCCCCCAGGATCTGAGGGCAGATTGAATCCAGGGTCATTGAAAATTATCGTTCACCCGTATATAGTAGGAAACAATCCAGATGCACTTTGTAGTGAAGCTAGAAATTTAATTGCCAGTGGgcttaattgacatgattgatcCAAATTTACTTGTTTCTACCTTACCTTCACGAAAACAAGGAACGTGATCGTGCGAACCGCTGGTATGACAAATATACACAGATAAAAGTTTAAGAGAGTAAGTTCAGGATCTGTGAAAGTATCATTCAATTTCAACAGCTTAGTGTTGGTTAGGAGTAGTGCAGATATATTTTGAGGTGAGGCTTGGAATGTAATTGTAGGTGATCTTGATGAACTGAAGTTTAAATTGCAAGTCAACAATGAGGCAACTCATCTTTTATTTTGCGAAATATAGAATTTTCtgattattttatatttgtgTGCACCcatttaaaattgccaaaaacaCTTTATTgggctcttttttttttctttttttgtgcTATACAATTACTAAACTTCTTTATAAAACATTGTTGTCAACTTGATAATAAGCAAGGTTCTAAAAAGCGTGAAGCGTCTCGAAGCGAGGATGTCGAGCTCTAAGTTTTTCAAGCTTAAGCGAGATTAGCACAGATTTAACCGTGAAAAGGTGTTTAATGTAATTGTCATTATCTCGaaccaataaataaataaaataatacataaatatgacaAGTTTAAGTCTGATGaattaattatcatatttataaaagcataaaaatctcaaaattacaatttttatttgtttttgcaactagACCATATTAAAAACgttaaatatttgtcaaatcattatcagacacgcttaatattaaataaaatttaaaaataaacatctaaattataaacttaatttattattttaaaataataagacatactttcaaaatgaaaaaaaaaaataaaaaataaacagatgcgattaattatatttaagcaCGCTTAATTAAACACCTTAATTACGCTTAATTTAGTTTGACCGCTTTTTTCCGTTCCGAAGCGGAACGTTTTTGTCGAACTTCAAGCTTAAGCGCACTTAATCgggctttttagaacactgatAATAAGTTTGGCAATCATTATTTTAAGAGGTaattttatgtttatatgaaggGAGGACCACAGTCCACAACTGGAAGCTCAAAGCATATCTGGTCAGCAGCAGATGATGTTGAGCTGGATAAAAAAGAACAAAGATTTTGTTTATGAATATCATTCTCCAGATAACAAGAATTCTCCAATGGAAGCACCACCTGAATAAACGGAAAGAGAAAAATAACTTGCTGAATATAACTAGTAAATATAACAAATAAAGCTAGcaaaatgaatttttttctcAATACATTGACAGCCAATCCGGCCAAATAATCTGAAACAGGGCGCTGCTAACTTAAGCACATCTCACTTGGATTTGAAACACCTTGCAACCTAGCCTGTGACATTTTAAGAACTCCGAGCTGCAAGAAAATTGCCACTCGTCTGTCAAGAATGCATAGATGTGTCTTAATGACTTGGCAGCATTACACACCCAAGCACACAAGATAATTTCTTGATACATCTAACTTGGCAGCATTACACACCCATACTGATGCAAGAATTGACCATCATTCCTGCAGCGAAAATTCAAGAGAACCTGAACGAACAAAGCgaatttttgattaaaaaaaaggaTGATCTGAGACAATACTGTCAACATGTGAAGGAGAGTCAAAGAAAACCCCCAGTCCCCAAAAGGAGGCCCGATAACCATGCGGTCATGTCTTTATTTGTAAGAGGAACTTTCTGTTCATAAACCAACAAAAAATCTAGCTCTCCAATCGTCGGCAAAGATTTTTACCACAGAAAATCTGTTGATCAGATAAGCAATGAGGTTATGTTTATTTGTTACGAAATTTGGcaaatttatgataaataatcAATTCAGGTTTAATTCTTATCGTAAAAATGATGAAGCTGATGATAATTAAGTTTATTTTAACTTTGCAAATAAGGGTTATTTTATTGAAGATTGGTTGTAACATGACCAATAATGATGATAAGAAGTCATAAGAGAAGAAACGGTCCAAAGATCATTCAAGAAAAAGAAGGAACAGAAAGTGCTGCTTGTTGAAGATGAGAGCAAGAGCGGCTGATTCATATTCACAATTTTCTAACTTAGAGATCTCAGCCAGCAAGAGTGAGGAAGAATAAGTTCAATGCCTGATGGCAAATGTTGAGTCGGAAGCCACTGAAGTTGAGCTAGAGTCTGCTGATgatatagtatttgatttcaactCTAACAAATTTACACATGAAGATCTTATCACAACAATGCATGACATGGTATATGAGTTTATAAGAGATTATTGCAATAATTTGAGTATGTGAAATCATAAAACAAAAtcctaataaatattttaagggaCTCTAGTTGCTCGCAGCAAAAGAAGCTTGGCAATTTAAGGGTAAAGTTGAATCTACTAGCAACAGAAAATGATAATATATGCAGAATGTTTCAAGTTACTACTAGTGAAAATAAACGACAAACGCAGTTGGTTAGTTCTTAAAACAAATATTCCGTTTCTATTGAAAAAATACGCGAGATGCAGAATCGACCAGAGTCAAAACTGGCTTAGGATTTGACTACAACGAATGTAATTTTTTTCTTAATCAGAAACTCAATCGTGTCTAGATAAGAGCGAGTCTAAGATAATAAATTTTGTCTGCTTCATGTCTGCTTCAACATGATATAGGAGCATAATCAGTTAGAAGTCCAACGTAACCTGATTGTATTTTATGAGAACAAGTCTAAGCACAGAAGTCTTGGCTATGTTGAATCGGACCGTTATAACTCTAATCGGACATGGCTAAAATAAAGACAAGGTAAATCTGGTCATACCAGCTCGAATTGGTCTTGCAAGAACTCAAGTCTAGCCAGATATTACTCTGTGAAGTGAAATATAATCCTATCACAATTAAAAACcaattcaaaaaatatataaattggaGTTTTAATTCGATATATTTTCTGACCTGACGATGACATAATTTTAACCGTGCAATGCCATGATGTGACATTTATTTGTCTCACGTTTCATAagtgaaaatgatgaaaattaaaACGTAAATTTTGACTTATCTAAATTGCCATGGAAATAATCGAATGTAGCTGGAAATCCGTTCCGTGATGCTGACATTGATAGGTCAAAGTCAACTTCGCACTCTAGAGTACAATCACCACGCGCTCGAAACAGCCGTCTTTCCGCGAAATGTTCAACTCTACATATCGATTGCTTCTTTGTCTTTTTCTCGTTGACTTCTCCCATTTGATCCTTTCTTCATGCTTCTATTTCATTCATCTCATGTTTAGACACAGAAAGGGAATTAATTGCTGAAAAAAGAAACCAAGAAAATCGTAAGGATTAGATATGAATGTTGTGGCGCCGGCGGAGCCCCACCCAGGAGCTGCCGAGGGTGTGGCCGAGTTGATCAGGAGTTACCGTGCTTGGGAAGGCAATAATGTGATTTTCTACAGCTTGTTCTTTTTTCAGTTTTTTGTGGGCAAACAATTAATGGGTTTTTCCGTGATTTAAAGGAAATAGTTGATCtgtaaagaaaaggaaaaacttTGTGATAATCgtgaatttatttaaattttaagctCGAGTATTTGATCCTTTGTTCTGGAATTGTTGTTACATGGGATTGTTGCATTCACTTTTGAATAGTTTGAGATGTTTGTAAAGTTGAGCTATCTTTTGTACTTTTTATATGCATCTATTTGGTTTTTAGGAGCTTCAGTTTGTATTAGAGGAGGGGTGGGAAATTATATTCCCAATTTTGCAAGAAAACGTAAGGAGATTTTGCTTCTTGTCTGTATGGCAAATTGTGGAGAAAAAGTGGTGTTGCGTAGCTGGGAATCATCATATCACTTTGTTTCTCGACTCAAGTACTAGTTGAAACATGTTTAATCGACTCAATCTTGCTGAAATTGCTTGTTGATCATTTTCTTGTGCAGAAATTTTGCTTCGGAGGAAGGTTCATATTCGGGCCAGATGGGAAATCAGTTCTTCTGTCAATATTGTTAATAGTTGCTCCTGCTGCAGTTTTCTGTGTCTTCGTTGCCAGAAAACTAATGGACGACTTTTCTGGCGATTGGGGAATCTCGGTTATGGTAGTATGTGTAGTTTTCACAGTATATGTAAGTCTGGTCTCCTTCGAAGGTTTATGTTTGTTTCTGTTGGTTTGGAAGGTATTATGCCATGGCTTCATTTTGTTGAGATTTCTCAGTTCTTTACTTAAGAAGAAATTGAAAGTCTTGTGATGTTTAGCTTGTAGCTGGATTGTGACTTGAAATTTATCTTCTGATTCTATTTTTTTCGCTTCTTTCGCGAACCAGTATGCCGGGCAGGCGTTGTTGTTTACATATTCTTATGGTTGTTTGAACTATATGTGGAAATTTAGATGATAGATATTTTAACAAATTTCTGCTTTCTCCTTTCCAAAAAGTAGGAATAATTTTCCCTTGCTTGAGATGTTATTTCCAAGGGATAAAATTTAGTTGGATTGACGTTGTTTCTTGCATAAGAGATGAGATCAAGTTTCACATTTGGCTGTTGTATACATGCAGGTATTATTCCTTCTCCTATTGACTTCTGGAAGAGATCCAGGTATTGTACCTCGCAATTCTCAGCCTCCAGAACCAGAAAGTTATGAAGCTAGTGCAGAACTCAGGATAGATCAAATGTCACGTTTTCCTCGTTCAAAAGATGTCGTCGTTAATGGAGTAACTGTGAAAGTCAAATACTGTGACACTTGTATGCTATATAGGCCTCCTCGTTGTTCACATTGCTCGATTTGCGACAACTGTGTGGAACGATTTGATCATCACTGTCCCTGGGTTGGACAATGCATCGGACTAGTAAGTATCATTTTGAGTTACAATACCAGTTTAAGTCTCATATAACTTCTGTTTGATAGTATCAACTGTGCTTTCTATCCCATCTGACTGCTATGCCGACACGACTATCAAAACATAGAATTTGGACTGCCATACGCTTTTGGAGTTGCATCACTATCATGTTTCATTCAGTTTAATTCTTTTTTTGAACTCTTGTTGAGAATTTTTCAGCAGCAGCTTCTTGTTGTTCATGTGAATGTTCTTGAATGGTTCTTTGTTGTGGATGCAGAGAAACTATCGGTTCTTTTTCATGTTCATCTTCTCAGCAACACTTCTTTGCTTGTATGTACACGGGTTTTGCTGggtttatgttaaaaatataatcaataGCGAGAAGACCTCATTCTTTAAAGCAGCGGCCAAAACTCCGGCCTCCATCGCGCTTATCATCTATACATTTCTAGCGCTTTGGTTCGTTGGCGGCCTATCTATTTTCCATCTCTACCTCATCAGTTCAAACCAGGTAGCATGCTGGTATTCATTTGTTTCAAATTTCTCTGTAATCTAAGGTTCCTCTGAACTTTTAGAAGcatcttgaaaaaaaaaatctcaataTCTTGACAAAACgaataaaattttgaatctgaaaatattttatgcttGTACTGCAGTCAACTTATGAGAATTTTAGATATCGGTACAATGGACGCACGAATCCTTACAACAGAGGGATAGTTCTCAACTTCTTGGAGGTATTCTGCAGTAGTATTCCTCTATCAAAGAACAACTTTCGAGCAAAAGTGCAGAGAAAGCCC includes the following:
- the LOC140819949 gene encoding probable protein S-acyltransferase 7; protein product: MNVVAPAEPHPGAAEGVAELIRSYRAWEGNNKFCFGGRFIFGPDGKSVLLSILLIVAPAAVFCVFVARKLMDDFSGDWGISVMVVCVVFTVYVLFLLLLTSGRDPGIVPRNSQPPEPESYEASAELRIDQMSRFPRSKDVVVNGVTVKVKYCDTCMLYRPPRCSHCSICDNCVERFDHHCPWVGQCIGLRNYRFFFMFIFSATLLCLYVHGFCWVYVKNIINSEKTSFFKAAAKTPASIALIIYTFLALWFVGGLSIFHLYLISSNQSTYENFRYRYNGRTNPYNRGIVLNFLEVFCSSIPLSKNNFRAKVQRKPVTQPSHAVGSSFVSTNSTNSRRERRKAAWDEGVDRENSTGPEITTIDSMENRW